In the genome of Lactuca sativa cultivar Salinas chromosome 3, Lsat_Salinas_v11, whole genome shotgun sequence, the window TAGTTAGACATCCACAGGAAATCAGTGCAAATGGGGATGTAGCTCAGATGGTAGAGCGCTCGCTTAGCATGCGAGAGGTACGGGGATCGATACCCCGCATCtccatttttatatattattaaatggTTACCTATTTGATCCAATTGTTGTTTTAAAAATAGTCAGGACGGAACACTCAAAATGGGGATGTAGCTCAGATGGTAGAGCGCTCGCTTAGCATGCGAGAGGTACGGGGATCGATACCCCGCATCTCCATATATTATTTTCAAACTTACTTTTTAGATGCCAAATTTGATCTGTTACTTTTCGTTTAAATCCAACCTGAACattttttttgtaacttatatCATCATCAATGCAATAAATATTTTggcttttttataaataaaagaaaagtttagaTGTGACAAACATAGAACAAAGTGTTTTTTGTACTTGGTTTCTCAAGCTATGATAAGTAAGTGTTGCGTATTCATAAACAGGCAAGACATTTTTTTAGCCAAAATGAGATCGTTTCGATGATTCTTTTTCGAATATATATGATACATATACGTACTAATAGTCTAATATCATACATGTTTgattaaataaacaaaaataaatcccATGTCAACAACTCAACATGATTTTaccatgaaaaaaaaatacataaatatattgGGTCAAAACAGACATATCAAACAATTTCTTGCTTCTAAACCTCAAATTCAAATATACAATATAGAAAGCCCCTGATGCTCATTTGCCTCCTTTCCTACTTGTGCTATCTAAATGTGTATATTATCCCTGCCCAAAAATTACAATCAtggtatataaaatataaatcctCTTATTTCCCTATCACCGATTCTTCCTATTTTCTCATAATGGAAGATTCGATCGGATTTCATTTAAATAGATCCAAAAATACTAATCACGAGCCGGCTTCTTCTTCCGACCACTGGTAGGCTTTGGCAATCCATCAAACAGCGGACTTGTTATGGCTGCTTGAAGATCCATCGTGAAGTTCAACATAGACATTGGCCAAAAAGACGATGAAGATGGGCTACTGTTACTATTACTATTACTGTTACTGATACTGTTGCTGTTATTAGCAGCTTCTGAAAGTTGAAAAGTTGGTGCACTTGAAGACTTCCTCACCCCACTAAACGCCTGAACCACAGGCACCATGTTTACATCAGAAGCACCTTCTGATATTTTTGGCCGCAGTCCCAACCCTTTCACATAGGCTGCTGATGATGTCATCATCATGTCCGGGGTGTGGTTGTTAAGGTCAACCTCTGACTTTCTTCTTCTCACCAACTTCTCAATGCTTTTATCAGAACCAGCTTCTTTCACATCCGTTTTAGATATCTTGGAAAACCCGTTATTTTCGCTTTTTGACTTTCTGTGAAGACCAAGGGGCGTTTGAGTCATTTCAAAACCTTCTTTCACGCTGTTGTGATTGTTTGGTGTAAGTCTGTAATAGTCACGTAAAGAATCGATGGATGATGACATATTTCGCGGgggtgaagatgaagatgataattTGAGTGATTTGAGTGAATTAATTGAATCGGAATATCTACGATTGGGTGGCGTCATCTCTGAGCTACTTTGTCTGCAAGAATATCTCACCAAAATAAGCAATCTTTAATTCTCTATACAACACATTTATGGTTCTTCATAAATATTCGATAGGAAGTGAAAGTACAAATATACCCTTGAGTGTCGTGTCCGTTTGAGATTATGGGAGATGGTGGATGCCTCCCTGGTAACGGTATCTTAAGCGACTTGCGGGAAAACATTTGTAAATCGGTTGTTAGGCCATTCatcttcttgatgtcagccaccTAAGAAAGAAAGTggcattacaaatttacaatactacattacatataaaacCAATGAAAGTTGTGATGGAGATCTGAATGCAACAATTAACATAAAGATACAACTAAAGAAGACAATATAACAACTTTTGATGATAACAAGCATATGAATCTTCGTATTACAAGTTTGACAtcaaaaacagaaacaaaatgCGGCTATTTTCAGACATGAGGGGGTAGTATGAATGTGGGGGAATCATATTCTTATCAAAATCATCAAGTTATACAAATTCATTGaacaaacaatcaaacaagaatgaAGCAGTAAAACGAAATGGAAATGGAAGACATTACTTTCTGCAATTCCTACAATGAATTAAGAAACTACCTCAACGCCATATTTGATTGCGACGCCAGCAAGTGTATCGTATTTAGAGACAGTGTGTTGAATACAACCAAAAGCGCCGTTACCGACACCCGACCCACCGTTACCGTCATCGCCACCAGATGAAGAATGTTGCATTTTTAAGAGAGGGGAAGTATCGGATGACGAATGTGGCGTCGATTCCACTACTAAACCCCGATCTACTTAACAATTATCACAACAATCACCATTTTTCGCCTCTTAATCTGCACATCCCCCAATCAACACCGCGAAAAACTCTACCAAAACCCTAAATCAGAAACCCCCCCACATTATTTGATCAATCACAACTATTAACCAATCGTGATGAATCAAAAACAAACTCGAAACGATTGATGAACTGGTCAATCACAGAGCAAAAAGAATCAGAATCTATACTCGATCTGATTGATCAATCGTCGATCCCCGGGTTTGCTGATAGCAAAATGCCAGCAAAAAAGAGAAAGAGAGGAGAATAAGGAATAAGGGGTTGTGAATGATGACGATGATAGTGTATGTAGCtgctttgggtttgaagaagggaAATTATATGGAGATAGATGGTGTAAAAGGAAGCGAAAGGTACTTGAGGAAAAGCAGAATATACAATCTCCGATAAAACGTTACCAGTTTGGATCTGTGAATAGTAAATCTTGAATGAATTGATGCCCATTTATTACGGAGCCGACGTCGACGATAAGATACGATACGATATCAGTGCCCGGCGAGAACgagaaaagaaaaaaactttAACAAGTCCATGAAAGGTAAAACGTAAAAGTAAGAATCTAGAGTTTTAACTTTTTAACATTCAATCTTTGTACTAAATAATAGGTAATTTAGTCGTATAATAATCGCGGAAAGTGATTCAAGTGTATTAGTTTATACCTTATAATGTTGCATTTGCTTAAAATTGCACAATGAGAGAGAGCAAAATCAGCTAATCTCGATATCCATATAATGGTTTTATACCTAGTCAACGGTTAATTGGGAATTTTAAGTTATAATACAGATAAGAAAACACACGTTGACTTTGATTGTTATATTCATTGCAATGGTTGTTAATGTTAAAGAATAAATCTATTCCATCTCACAAAGTCCATTAACATTAGTCTATATTAAGAATTTATCTCTTTGATTAGGTGTGTTGTGTATCAATTACTTTGATCCTAATCTTGATTATAGTACCAATTataatataagtattaaataGGGTTCATGTACATTTGTTTAATGAGATATTAAATatccttttttttttgtcatcGTCCTATCATTTTTAGATAAtgacaaaatataataaaaatttattaattttaaatatgaCAAGTATCATAATTTTAAGTGTGTAGGAAAAtaatatgaaaaaataaaatgatatatgATTTCTCTTGTTTAATACAAAAATCATTCAAACCATCTCTTCTTATAGCTCATTCCTTGTTTTACAAGTAACTCATATATAAGTACAACGAAAGTGGACTTTGTAAAGTTTAAACATAAAATGGAAATATGGTGTTTGTCATTCCTTTCATCTTCAAGTGAGAAATATTTTGTGTATTTCATAATAAGGGCCTTTTACATGAACTTGCATGTATAACATAGGCATGTATTTTGTCATTAGAGACGTGTATTTCAGGGGAGTGCATAGATATGGGCACATAGTAGTATCTTATTAAACAAAAGTAAATGCTCTCAACCatgtaaaggaaacaatcaaaactaaaaacgaaagaaaaaaaaagagcaTGAGGCCTCACTCATCAATGAGTTATCGACATCCATCGTACGCCCATTGTCATCATGTTAGTGTCGCCCTGTTATGGTATCGAGTGTCGACTTTCGTCAATCATCTAACCAGCATTCATCACTTACATCTAGTTTGTTGTTTAATGATGAAAACCTTCAATCCATGTGTGAGACATATTGGAACCTCATATTAACTTTTCAAAAGAGTCATTATGGAGAGATGAGAGAATCCAACATATATAAAGACATTAGGGACCGTGTCGCACTAATGTTAGATATATTAGAATATATTCAAATTTCAGtttaaaaaacaataaatataacaaCGGAAGCATTTTAAACTTGATTAACGTAAAACTATTTTATACCTATCAAGGATCATTTTGCATGAACATGAAAGATTAAATCACAACCATATGAAGTTAAAGAAATAACAACATTTGTAGACTTTGATTCTTCTTGGGAGGTTGGAAGTTCATGGAGATGGCAAGACACAAACAAGAGTTCTTCTATAGGTATCTACCAACAAGTTACAAGAGTTATGCATTAAAGCCTTTAAGTATCTTTATAACTAGTTATTAACCTTTGTGTCTTAAAATTTTAAGACTCATGCTTAATGATTACAAGATGACATGCTTCTAAAACATGGACTTCTTAATAAAATAAGCAAGAAAGACATTTTATTGCCCCTTTTGTGATCAATGCCTTTCAATATAAAGAAAAAGAGTGTTTTGCATTCCTCCATTTTTTATACATGTTATATACAAATGTTTAAAAACCAAAAACCTTTTTGGTTAAAAAGGCATACATGACATTTCATATTGTGATCaacgtgtaacatcccaaaatacgagccaaaaatttcatttttaaaacatatatttaGCAAAAATTCgaaataaaacgttcaccgatcataacatttcataaagatatcacatgtctggaaaaacattttcataaaacataataatgtcagagtacaaatccccaggaagatctcatagtacGGAATatgaggcatgtgtgtgatgggccgctaccgcgccagctctttccccttcgaagaagaggtacctgaaaccaaaactgaaaattgtaagcacgaagcttagtgagttcccccaacataccacataccatacaatcacataacatacaattattgtcaggcatatctgggtgcccgacctaccccttcggtcctctcgaccagatacggtctagtatatctgggagctggcctcccctttggtcctctcgaccggatactgaccagtatatctgggagcttgcctccccttcggtcctctcgaccggatactgactagcatatctgggtgctggtctccccttcggtcctctcgaccggacattggggactatttcaccccctactactaccacataacacatatatctcataatctatctagcatggttgggcatgaccgccccttcggccctattgaCCGGTAttctgggggactatctccccctactgtcactagcacatagcataatatcatactagcacaataacatatcacaggtagtagcaaccctagatgaatatcatagagacaaacatctatcatataatcctactggtgggtcggcattgtggccgtagacccaccgctactggaaggtaactcacctcaaagtagttgttgatcggtgtgggaactgactgtcttctgctgctgctgctccggaaatcctccggctataattcctacaaaacccttagtcaaatactgttaaccgacctcagggtaaaatgaccatttacccctaacgaaaccaagagtcaaagtcaaagtcaactgccagttgacccgactcgccgagttggcttgccaactcgccgagtccctatccctttgtctgaccataaactcgtctctactcgtcgagttaagcattgactcgacgagttttccttctaaaccaaaggccaatagtccttcatcctactcgccgagttgtatgaacaactcgtcgagttcatcttcatccgaagaacactctatgctgagactcgccgagctgtatgaacaactcgccgagtctgttcttgaggcaagaagattgccttgaactcgccgagtcatggcattgactcgccgagttacttcatgagtgagtctggcttccgacccactgagtcacaccccatgactcactactccaacccgcaacacgaaaagggggaaaactcggggtccgagatgacttgggagccggagcgtgagatgcgtgagcagcatccggagttatttgcagagcgagacttcgagggcgaagtctagttctagtgggggagaattgtaacagtccggattcccaagtattattcatttatttattttggtggtttgtgaggagactcggcgagttggagcctagactcgccaagTATGATCACGGATTTAGAGGCGGGTTCGCgtccaaactcggcgagtccatgctatttaatgaaaccctaatgtcttgggtttgaggcatatttaaagggccttatggccgtcattcgcactcatcagtccccagagtgaaaccctagagcgattgagtgattcaagtgagggaaggagccattattgatcttggagttgttgtctagcaaggaaagaggagatctagccaagaggaagcaagagaggggtggattcttgaagatttgaggtccagaacatcacaactgaagtacaatctcgaatcattctctgttattgtgatgttcatgtagatttagggcttttgaacccatttgtgtctagatctagtgtcctcatggtcccttagcgagttaaggtcctggatctggacccatacaggtccagagcacctctttaccaaagctttatatgcatccatggagtttttggcttgggatcaatgtatttgaggctaaaacaccattcatgagctattcaatgcttgatgagcatcaagacttggactttacgtggtcaataagcttaaggagtatggatctatgagttagtgaagcggatctgacctcagaaggtcgtttggggttgtgcatggaatgcactcgccgagtccattccccagactcggcgagttggtgcgggttgttcaacgattatgaaccaggggttgagtaaccgattcgggtgagtgactcggtgagtcggaagagattcagagggatcgggttcccgtaggaactcggcgagtccacgccagactcggcgagtcgggttgaccgttgaccgttgactggtttgacttcgtggtattagtcagccagagtcgagtagtattaagtagaaatacgcttgtgttgtaggaggacgatagctcgggagatcgagcactagtgattacGAGATTTAtgagttaccgagacacgcgaggtgagtcttctcactatacattaccttgagtggtatttcgagttgaccagagggtcttatgtgttatgtatgagattatgtgttgtcttagagatttcgtgctatgtgttatttgtatgttgtatggttaaatagaccgggccggagggcccaacgattcTGACTGGGCCAGAAGGCCCAATGAGctgtgactggaccggagggtccgacgagctgcgggattggagggtcccgccgagacatctagaccagagggtcggttttagccttgagtggcgtatttgtggtatgtggtattttgggaactcactaagcaattatgcttacagttgttgtgtttgatgtctcaggtaccagcgaggaccgtgggaaggcgacggcttgacacgtacaccCTCACCGATGGAATTTATTttgtgtagagatcttgggatttgttttgaaaacaatattgattatggatttgaaattgtgatgtgatacattatgtgattttgaaacgaaaaattattttgaaaatttacggtgttacaataattcattcattatttataaaaacatcattgtttaaaactcaattcataacatatatcaatcccaagatctcataacataaaaatcccgtgtgtgtactgatcaagtcggcgcctttccgcgatcctcactagtacctgaaacacataacacgaaacactataagcacaagcttagtgagttccccaaaataccatatataacacatattatccactcgaggctataactctatgggtccatgCACCCCAActttgtgaaccctcaggttctatctctgtgaaccttcaggttctaactctgtaaacatgcacagcataaatcacatagaataatgcagtgcaacacataacacatatatagcatacaaacaatttatcacataactctgattacctgctcaaggtaaagtatagtgagaagactcacctcggatatctcagtaaatctctgactcggtaaactctagtctagcccctgcctaatcacatgaaataaatactctaattaatacaaccatcagggctaggctaatctttctctctctatatatacatcctctaggaagggtaaaagactatcctaccgttccgatgactctaaggtccaaacattgactaaccctaaaagtcaaagaagtcaacggtcaaccttgaccaaactcgccgagtgcacaactgtGACTCGCGAGTCCACACGTTTTCTTCACTCTCTTAGTCCTCCTTTGACTTACTGAGTCAATCCTCAACTCTGCAAATCATCACAGAtcacaatctgtgaaatgtcccgacccaactcgccgagtccggctcctgactcggcgagtaccatcgtgcactatgtcctctagattccctctgactcaccgagtcacttccccaactcagtgagtcaccaactgtgtgattatcgggaaaaccctcgtcctactcgccgagtcggctattggactcggcgagttcatgccatgctcaagttgaactgacctcctgaggtcagatttgttccTCTAAAccgtagatccagcttcccaaagcattataatcacgtaaagctaacatcttggtgctcatgcaaaggctcaaaggccttatttgaagatatgacctctaaaatgacatccaaagctcataacccccattaacactcataaagctcaagggaaaagggtctctggacctctttgggtccagatcta includes:
- the LOC111884383 gene encoding uncharacterized protein LOC111884383, with the protein product MQHSSSGGDDGNGGSGVGNGAFGCIQHTVSKYDTLAGVAIKYGVEVADIKKMNGLTTDLQMFSRKSLKIPLPGRHPPSPIISNGHDTQGQSSSEMTPPNRRYSDSINSLKSLKLSSSSSPPRNMSSSIDSLRDYYRLTPNNHNSVKEGFEMTQTPLGLHRKSKSENNGFSKISKTDVKEAGSDKSIEKLVRRRKSEVDLNNHTPDMMMTSSAAYVKGLGLRPKISEGASDVNMVPVVQAFSGVRKSSSAPTFQLSEAANNSNSISNSNSNSNSSPSSSSFWPMSMLNFTMDLQAAITSPLFDGLPKPTSGRKKKPARD